Proteins from one Rubripirellula tenax genomic window:
- a CDS encoding SMI1/KNR4 family protein, with protein sequence MAIDHLAKLKLFYEQQVFPHIGAPIGCSEDEIDGLERVVGHPLPLAYRQYLRWMGRDHRGIFVGCDWFLNDVRANTEYLPGLLAENHVQWNLPDHYLAFMGHQGYITAYFALPSESDDPIVYLYSEGREPDTVTAEGTFTDFLFRDLSGMAACLNRHP encoded by the coding sequence ATGGCAATCGATCACCTCGCCAAGCTGAAGCTGTTCTACGAACAGCAAGTCTTTCCACACATTGGTGCGCCCATCGGTTGCTCGGAGGATGAAATCGACGGCCTCGAGCGTGTGGTCGGGCACCCGCTCCCACTCGCCTATCGGCAATATCTGCGATGGATGGGACGCGACCATCGTGGCATCTTCGTGGGATGCGATTGGTTTCTCAATGACGTGCGAGCCAACACCGAATATCTTCCGGGCCTGCTCGCAGAAAACCACGTGCAATGGAACCTGCCGGATCACTATTTGGCGTTCATGGGGCACCAGGGATATATCACCGCGTACTTTGCGCTTCCGTCGGAGTCTGACGATCCGATCGTCTATCTCTATTCCGAGGGCCGGGAGCCCGACACGGTAACGGCCGAGGGGACATTCACCGATTTTTTGTTTCGCGACCTATCCGGCATGGCCGCATGCCTGAACCGCCACCCCTAG